The Priestia megaterium NBRC 15308 = ATCC 14581 region AGAACAAACCAAAGCAGGCTTACAAAACTTAACGCAAGATGAGTATGAACAGTTTTCTTCTCTTAATGGAACGTATATGGAGAAGTTTCCGTTTCCTTTTATTTTGGCAGTACGAGGTAAACAAAAAGAAGATATATACGAGGCAATGCAAAGTCGTTTACTAAATACCGAGCAAACGGAGTTTGATACAGCGTTAGAAGAAGTATATAAAATTGCTTTCTTTCGCTTAACTGATAAAATCACTGAAAATAAGGAGATAAAGAAACGAGCATGACTAAAATCACGACGCATATTTTAGATCTTACCCACGGATGTCCGGCTGCTTTTGTCAAAGTTGATTTTTATCATATACAGTCGGAAAGTAAACGAATAAAAATTTCACACGGTACTACAAATGAAGACGGAAGATTAGTAACTCCGCTCTTCTCTTCTGAAGCGTTTGAATCAGGAGATTATGAACTTCTGTTTCATATCGGGGAATATTATAAAAAACAAGAGGTCCAAACAACAAATCCGCCCTTTTTAAATCAAGTTTCTGTTCGAGTCGGATTGTCTTCTGAACAAGAACATTATCACGTCCCTTTGCTTGTGTCACCGTGGGGATACCAAATTTATAGAGGAAGCTAAAAAAAGAAACGGCGTCTTTAAACGTCGTTTCTTTTTTAGTTCAGCAATTTAGACATATAGTACTCATCAATGAACAAACCGCCAATTCGCAGTGAATGTTTTTTTGTT contains the following coding sequences:
- the uraD gene encoding 2-oxo-4-hydroxy-4-carboxy-5-ureidoimidazoline decarboxylase; this translates as MNNVSVQYVNQLSKQHFVSLVGDIFEHSPWVAEEAYSKGPFSSVEQLHGMMKEIVAQASVEKQLKLLQAHPNLGENIAMTSASTEEQTKAGLQNLTQDEYEQFSSLNGTYMEKFPFPFILAVRGKQKEDIYEAMQSRLLNTEQTEFDTALEEVYKIAFFRLTDKITENKEIKKRA
- the uraH gene encoding hydroxyisourate hydrolase: MTKITTHILDLTHGCPAAFVKVDFYHIQSESKRIKISHGTTNEDGRLVTPLFSSEAFESGDYELLFHIGEYYKKQEVQTTNPPFLNQVSVRVGLSSEQEHYHVPLLVSPWGYQIYRGS